From Montipora foliosa isolate CH-2021 chromosome 6, ASM3666993v2, whole genome shotgun sequence, a single genomic window includes:
- the LOC138008939 gene encoding zinc finger MYM-type protein 1-like, which translates to MMTKFSFYFGCCLGEKILRQTDNLSCALQSSSISAAQGNKLAVDVVKTLKTYRSDESFDLFWARIKQRKDKEIESIEDPVPPRKRKVPSRFDLGQQQTHYFPQTAKDHYKQIYFEAIDFATTAITARFDQKDFKVYMNLQELLLKATAKQPYDAELAEVLKVYSEDLNPYQLEGQLVLLPQVAASNAFDTSRFNVDDLISFFQSIDEPHKLLLSEICTLGKLLLVMPATNATSERSFSALKRIKTYLRATTGDARLNHLMTLHVHRDRTDSIDLVAAANQFVGEQENRKQLFGSFTTNDLSRKVSLVSRSTQTSL; encoded by the coding sequence ATGATGACAAAGTTTAGTTTTTATTTTGGTTGTTGCTTAGGTGAGAAAATTTTGCGACAAACCGACAACTTGAGCTGTGCTTTGCAGAGTTCTTCAATTTCTGCTGCTCAGGGAAATAAGCTTGCAGTAGATGTGGTCAAAACCTTGAAAACATATCGGAGCGACGAGTCTTTTGATCTCTTCTGGGCTCGCATCAAACAGAGAAAGGACAAAGAAATTGAGTCCATCGAAGATCCCGTGCCTCCAAGGAAGAGAAAAGTCCCAAGCAGATTCGACCTTGGACAACAACAAACGCACTATTTCCCTCAAACGGCCAAGGACCACTATAAGCAAATTTATTTTGAAGCCATCGATTTTGCAACAACTGCAATCACAGCACGATTTGACCAGAAGGACTTCAAAGTGTACATGAATCTCCAAGAGCTTCTTTTAAAGGCCACAGCTAAACAACCGTACGATGCTGAACTGGCTGAAGTTTTGAAGGTGTATAGTGAAGACCTGAATCCCTATCAACTTGAAGGCCAGCTAGTACTTCTCCCACAAGTGGCTGCCTCGAATGCTTTTGACACTTCAAGATTTAATGTCGATGACCTAATatcattttttcaatcaattgATGAACCCCATAAATTACTTCTTTCTGAAATTTGCACGCTGGGAAAGTTACTGTTGGTTATGCCAGCAACGAATGCCACGAGTGAACGTTCATTTTCTGCTTTAAAGCGCATCAAGACATATTTGCGTGCAACAACTGGAGACGCAAGGCTGAACCATCTCATGACGCTTCATGTCCACAGGGACAGGACTGATTCGATTGACCTGGTAGCTGCAGCAAACCAGTTTGTTGGAGAACAAGAGAACAGAAAGCAGTTGTTTGGGTCTTTTACCACAAATGATTTGTCGCGAAAGGTGTCTTTGGTCTCGCGTTCAACGCAAACATCTCTATAA
- the LOC138005260 gene encoding putative ATP-dependent DNA helicase Q1, protein MKNVTFVHNRHPEYRTTNKQETLKDLSENGKQIDLKPEQEAAIKSLVHGQDVLAILPTGVGKSAIYQILMGVKEMSQDCACVLVISPLRSLIEDQIKEAKSMGLTANSLPEASLADVRVGKFQLLFSSAENGLDKEFLEILKKNWKFQSSLAAIVVHKSHTVETSTGKRFIIKLL, encoded by the coding sequence ATGAAAAATGTGACATTCGTGCATAATCGACATCCGGAATAcagaacaacaaacaaacaggaAACGTTAAAAGATCTTTCGGAAAATGGTAAACAGATTGATCTCAAACCCGAGCAAGAAGCTGCCATAAAGAGTTTAGTCCATGGACAGGATGTCCTCGCAATTTTGCCAACTGGTGTTGGCAAAAGTGCTATCTATCAAATACTCATGGGAGTTAAGGAGATGTCACAAGATTGTGCTTGTGTTCTGGTGATCTCTCCGCTTCGAAGCTTGATTGAAGATCAGATAAAGGAGGCGAAATCTATGGGCCTCACAGCGAATTCATTGCCAGAAGCTTCCCTTGCAGATGTGCGAGTGGGTAAATTCCAGTTATTGTTCTCGTCCGCAGAAAATGGGCTGGACAAAGAGTTCCTCGAAATATTAAAAAAGAATTGGAAATTCCAAAGCTCTCTTGCCGCAATCGTCGTTCACAAGTCACATACAGTGGAGACCTCGACTGGAAAGAGGTTTATTATCAAGCTATTGTAG
- the LOC138005259 gene encoding zinc finger MYM-type protein 1-like translates to MDKKKGFQKHTLSESHKEEVARVITAPATTTGDVGELLSEKHAKEKAINRKILLTILSNVRFLARQALALRGNWDTDSASEINSNFYQLLKLRSEENPEISEWLSHRTEKYTSPMIQNEMLEVLALGVLREISENIQNAKFFTIMADETADVSIKEQLVVCIRWVDDKFVIHEDFIGMWPLPRTTADQIVETLREALQQMNLDIQNARGQCYDGAATMAGEKTGVAT, encoded by the coding sequence ATGGACAAAAAGAAAGGGTTTCAAAAACACACACTCTCTGAATCTCATAAGGAAGAAGTAGCCAGAGTCATTACAGCCCCAGCTACAACCACCGGGGATGTCGGAGAGTTGTTGTCTGAGAAGCACGCAAAGGAAAAGGCAATAAACAGAAAAATCCTACTCACGATTCTTTCCAACGTCCGTTTTTTAGCTCGTCAGGCCCTTGCACTACGGGGAAATTGGGACACTGACAGTGCGAGTGAGATTAACTCAAACTTTTATCAACTACTGAAACTGCGATCTGAAGAAAACCCAGAAATAAGTGAGTGGCTTAGTCATAGAACTGAGAAATACACATCCCCTATGATTCAGAATGAGATGCTCGAAGTTCTTGCTCTAGGTGTGCTGCGGGAAATATCAGAAAACATTCAGAATGCTAAGTTTTTTACGATAATGGCAGATGAGACAGCTGATGTGTCTATCAAGGAGCAACTTGTTGTATGCATTCGTTGGGTTGACGACAAGTTTGTAATTCATGAAGACTTTATTGGAATGTGGCCCTTGCCCAGAACCACTGCTGATCAGATCGTAGAAACACTGAGAGAGGCCCTGCAACAAATGAATCTCGATATTCAGAATGCTCGTGGTCAGTGCTATGATGGTGCTGCAACAATGGCAGGGGAGAAAACTGGTGTGGCAACGTAG